A window from Cydia amplana chromosome 12, ilCydAmpl1.1, whole genome shotgun sequence encodes these proteins:
- the LOC134653143 gene encoding uncharacterized protein LOC134653143 isoform X5: MNDPWDVKSRQAGQYVSCMKINGVPLLPPLLSKECRKEMQYYKLLAKEVEKRILELKAYVSDSDENSAQDNTDAPELPQEYEQPHEPVQEIIQVLDSNITTFREDKLGESLSTSTKTTNSNSPDLCNSTSSSNSSHSLLKFSENSLQNEISKCKAKSNSSQHAPQPIEPPERDCNTTPKKITKAEKLTDDDDELSFDSKKPEREIVDLLKVEFDISNVEPLISGAFPDMTMTDGPASLSSKSFTGSLNNIHSESVKDAATLVRQSSYTVLNPSPMLLAHLKVQSLSTGVDVTSISMSESLSNLTSPKKRRSWDLVSAKMKWSSMAHELKQKTAQTKPVENKNLSKSTVKKQQTPIRSKSVSEQPRRANLPGKAPNSEPVQNQKPKKCTPSPYANTNATNVKEPKANNNIQPSPKKLISECEDPATKVKELYERIQNQQLLQMATLVEKQKREQMLLQQVFDEQNSILYRQLKTICPKSPVEAKAAWADKVDRGPVSLSQLINHKSPDSLTSTLTDTHNNLNKCAEVLRKSKDITGSIKKQNQPGSSTDGSRTRTHSPKRTRTSRKLSYDTSSSDREFEPILTDRTNDTLAGLNVTFTSDSDEPTFMEKQPSTHSAVRSVERVKVPARRPVQARLPPTPEQLAAASTIVAHAKGYLVRRLLRTERVQATVQTIKDALLCALQMHQDRAGIRGADVDLHRRLIQQITAACYSLHDTFVASTPAERCALIAADRERRRQKPARPYKTDVMSQSHSGVFPARAPRFSSHSMMTQSHYETFSGTKLNSRYMPSPRRRPWR; encoded by the exons aTGAACGACCCGTGGGACGTGAAGTCCCGTCAAGCCGGGCAATATGTGTCCTGTATGAAGATAAATGGAGTGCCACTGTTACCACCTCTT CTCTCCAAAGAATGTCGGAAAGAAATGCAATATTACAAACTTCTTGCCAAAGAAGTTGAGAAACGGATACTGGAACTAAAAGCTTATGTCAGCGACAGTGATGAAAACTCTGCTCAGGACAACACCGACGCCCCTGAGCTGCCGCAGGAGTACGAACAACCGCATGAGCCTGTTCAAGAAATCATACAAGTCTTGGACAGTAACATTACAACATTCAGAGAAGACAAGCTCGGAGAAAGTTTATCCACTTCTACGAAAACCACAAACAGTAATTCTCCGGACTTGTGCAATAGTACATCTTCCAGTAATTCATCACACAGTCTGCTAAAGTTCTCAGAAAATAGCCTCCAAAATGAAATTAGTAAATGCAAGGCTAAGAGCAATAGTTCACAACATGCACCACAACCTATTGAGCCTCCCGAACGAGATTGTAACACTACTCCCAAGAAAATTACTAAAGCAGAGAAAttaactgatgatgatgatgaactttCGTTTGATAGCAAGAAACCAGAAAGAGAAATAGTAGACTTGTTAAAGGTTGAATTTGACATTAGTAATGTAGAACCACTTATATCTGGTGCTTTTCCAGATATGACAATGACAGATGGCCCTGCATCTCTTAGTTCTAAAAGTTTTACAGGCTCTTTAAATAATATTCACAGCGAGAGTGTCAAAGATGCAGCTACTTTAGTTCGTCAAAGTTCCTACACAGTGCTTAATCCGAGTCCGATGCTTTTAGCTCATTTAAAAGTGCAATCTCTGAGCACTGGAGTAGATGTGACCTCTATTTCCATGAGCGAGTCACTATCAAACCTGACTTCACCAAAAAAACGAAGAAGTTGGGACTTAGTGTCAGCTAAAATGAAATGGTCATCCATGGCTCACGAGCTAAAGCAGAAAACAGCACAAACTAAACCAGTTGAAAATAAGAACCTCTCTAAATCCACAGTTAAAAAACAGCAGACTCCAATCAGATCTAAATCTGTATCTGAACAGCCAAGGCGAGCCAACTTGCCTGGAAAAGCTCCGAATTCAGAACCTGTTCAGAACCAGAAGCCTAAAAAGTGCACTCCAAGTCCATATGCAAACACGAATGCTACAAATGTAAAAGAACCAAAAGCAAATAACAATATCCAACCATCACCAAagaaactaatttcagaatGTGAGGATCCAGCAACTAAAGTAAAAGAATTATACGAAAGAATACAAAATCAGCAACTTCTACAGATGGCAACCTTAGTTGAAAAGCAGAAACGCGAGCAAATGTTACTACAGCAAGTTTTCGACGAGCAAAACAGCATACTTTACAGACAACTGAAAACTATATGTCCTAAATCGCCCGTCGAAGCGAAAGCCGCGTGGGCCGACAAAGTGGACCGAGGACCCGTCAGTTTGAGTCaattaataaaccacaagtcaCCAGACTCCTTAACAAGCACTCTAACCGACACCCACAACAATTTAAACAAGTGTGCCGAGGTTTTGAGAAAGAGTAAAGATATCACTGGTAGCATAAAGAAACAGAACCAACCTGGAAGTTCAACAGATGGAAGTAGAACGCGCACTCACTCACCAAAAAGGACGAGAACTTCTAGAAAACTTAGCTACGATACTTCGTCTTCGGACAGAGAGTTTGAACCGATACTGACCGATCGAACGAACGACACGTTGGCAGGGCTGAACGTGACATTTACTTCTGATAGTGATGAACCGACTTTTATGGAAAAGCAGCCGTCTACGCACAGCGCGGTACGGAGCGTGGAACGTGTGAAGGTGCCAGCACGTAGACCCGTTCAAGCCAGGTTGCCGCCAACGCCTGAACAG CTGGCCGCGGCCTCGACCATAGTGGCACACGCGAAGGGCTACCTCGTGCGCCGGTTGCTCCGCACTGAGAGGGTTCAAGCCACCGTCCAGACCATCAAAGATGCGCTGCTCTGTGCGTTGCAGATGCATCAGGACAGGGCGGGAATCAGGGGAGCTGATGTAGACTTGCACCGACGGCTTATTCAGCAG ATCACGGCTGCTTGTTATTCACTCCACGACACATTCGTGGCAAGTACGCCAGCGGAGCGCTGCGCCCTCATCGCGGCGGACCGGGAGCGCCGCCGGCAGAAACCGGCCCGGCCCTACAAAAC GGACGTAATGTCGCAAAGCCACAGCGGCGTGTtccctgcgcgcgcgccgcgcttcAGCTCGCACTCGATGATGACGCAGTCGCACTACG AGACGTTTAGCGGCACCAAGCTGAACTCGCGCTACATGCCGTCCCCGCGGCGCCGCCCGTGGCGCTGA
- the LOC134653143 gene encoding uncharacterized protein LOC134653143 isoform X4 — MNDPWDVKSRQAGQYVSCMKINGVPLLPPLLSKECRKEMQYYKLLAKEVEKRILELKAYVSDSDENSAQDNTDAPELPQEYEQPHEPVQEIIQVLDSNITTFREDKLGESLSTSTKTTNSNSPDLCNSTSSSNSSHSLLKFSENSLQNEISKCKAKSNSSQHAPQPIEPPERDCNTTPKKITKAEKLTDDDDELSFDSKKPEREIVDLLKVEFDISNVEPLISGAFPDMTMTDGPASLSSKSFTGSLNNIHSESVKDAATLVRQSSYTVLNPSPMLLAHLKVQSLSTGVDVTSISMSESLSNLTSPKKRRSWDLVSAKMKWSSMAHELKQKTAQTKPVENKNLSKSTVKKQQTPIRSKSVSEQPRRANLPGKAPNSEPVQNQKPKKCTPSPYANTNATNVKEPKANNNIQPSPKKLISECEDPATKVKELYERIQNQQLLQMATLVEKQKREQMLLQQVFDEQNSILYRQLKTICPKSPVEAKAAWADKVDRGPVSLSQLINHKSPDSLTSTLTDTHNNLNKCAEVLRKSKDITGSIKKQNQPGSSTDGSRTRTHSPKRTRTSRKLSYDTSSSDREFEPILTDRTNDTLAGLNVTFTSDSDEPTFMEKQPSTHSAVRSVERVKVPARRPVQARLPPTPEQLAAASTIVAHAKGYLVRRLLRTERVQATVQTIKDALLCALQMHQDRAGIRGADVDLHRRLIQQRRLAAPS, encoded by the exons aTGAACGACCCGTGGGACGTGAAGTCCCGTCAAGCCGGGCAATATGTGTCCTGTATGAAGATAAATGGAGTGCCACTGTTACCACCTCTT CTCTCCAAAGAATGTCGGAAAGAAATGCAATATTACAAACTTCTTGCCAAAGAAGTTGAGAAACGGATACTGGAACTAAAAGCTTATGTCAGCGACAGTGATGAAAACTCTGCTCAGGACAACACCGACGCCCCTGAGCTGCCGCAGGAGTACGAACAACCGCATGAGCCTGTTCAAGAAATCATACAAGTCTTGGACAGTAACATTACAACATTCAGAGAAGACAAGCTCGGAGAAAGTTTATCCACTTCTACGAAAACCACAAACAGTAATTCTCCGGACTTGTGCAATAGTACATCTTCCAGTAATTCATCACACAGTCTGCTAAAGTTCTCAGAAAATAGCCTCCAAAATGAAATTAGTAAATGCAAGGCTAAGAGCAATAGTTCACAACATGCACCACAACCTATTGAGCCTCCCGAACGAGATTGTAACACTACTCCCAAGAAAATTACTAAAGCAGAGAAAttaactgatgatgatgatgaactttCGTTTGATAGCAAGAAACCAGAAAGAGAAATAGTAGACTTGTTAAAGGTTGAATTTGACATTAGTAATGTAGAACCACTTATATCTGGTGCTTTTCCAGATATGACAATGACAGATGGCCCTGCATCTCTTAGTTCTAAAAGTTTTACAGGCTCTTTAAATAATATTCACAGCGAGAGTGTCAAAGATGCAGCTACTTTAGTTCGTCAAAGTTCCTACACAGTGCTTAATCCGAGTCCGATGCTTTTAGCTCATTTAAAAGTGCAATCTCTGAGCACTGGAGTAGATGTGACCTCTATTTCCATGAGCGAGTCACTATCAAACCTGACTTCACCAAAAAAACGAAGAAGTTGGGACTTAGTGTCAGCTAAAATGAAATGGTCATCCATGGCTCACGAGCTAAAGCAGAAAACAGCACAAACTAAACCAGTTGAAAATAAGAACCTCTCTAAATCCACAGTTAAAAAACAGCAGACTCCAATCAGATCTAAATCTGTATCTGAACAGCCAAGGCGAGCCAACTTGCCTGGAAAAGCTCCGAATTCAGAACCTGTTCAGAACCAGAAGCCTAAAAAGTGCACTCCAAGTCCATATGCAAACACGAATGCTACAAATGTAAAAGAACCAAAAGCAAATAACAATATCCAACCATCACCAAagaaactaatttcagaatGTGAGGATCCAGCAACTAAAGTAAAAGAATTATACGAAAGAATACAAAATCAGCAACTTCTACAGATGGCAACCTTAGTTGAAAAGCAGAAACGCGAGCAAATGTTACTACAGCAAGTTTTCGACGAGCAAAACAGCATACTTTACAGACAACTGAAAACTATATGTCCTAAATCGCCCGTCGAAGCGAAAGCCGCGTGGGCCGACAAAGTGGACCGAGGACCCGTCAGTTTGAGTCaattaataaaccacaagtcaCCAGACTCCTTAACAAGCACTCTAACCGACACCCACAACAATTTAAACAAGTGTGCCGAGGTTTTGAGAAAGAGTAAAGATATCACTGGTAGCATAAAGAAACAGAACCAACCTGGAAGTTCAACAGATGGAAGTAGAACGCGCACTCACTCACCAAAAAGGACGAGAACTTCTAGAAAACTTAGCTACGATACTTCGTCTTCGGACAGAGAGTTTGAACCGATACTGACCGATCGAACGAACGACACGTTGGCAGGGCTGAACGTGACATTTACTTCTGATAGTGATGAACCGACTTTTATGGAAAAGCAGCCGTCTACGCACAGCGCGGTACGGAGCGTGGAACGTGTGAAGGTGCCAGCACGTAGACCCGTTCAAGCCAGGTTGCCGCCAACGCCTGAACAG CTGGCCGCGGCCTCGACCATAGTGGCACACGCGAAGGGCTACCTCGTGCGCCGGTTGCTCCGCACTGAGAGGGTTCAAGCCACCGTCCAGACCATCAAAGATGCGCTGCTCTGTGCGTTGCAGATGCATCAGGACAGGGCGGGAATCAGGGGAGCTGATGTAGACTTGCACCGACGGCTTATTCAGCAG AGACGTTTAGCGGCACCAAGCTGA
- the LOC134653143 gene encoding uncharacterized protein LOC134653143 isoform X2, with amino-acid sequence MNDPWDVKSRQAGQYVSCMKINGVPLLPPLLSKECRKEMQYYKLLAKEVEKRILELKAYVSDSDENSAQDNTDAPELPQEYEQPHEPVQEIIQVLDSNITTFREDKLGESLSTSTKTTNSNSPDLCNSTSSSNSSHSLLKFSENSLQNEISKCKAKSNSSQHAPQPIEPPERDCNTTPKKITKAEKLTDDDDELSFDSKKPEREIVDLLKVEFDISNVEPLISGAFPDMTMTDGPASLSSKSFTGSLNNIHSESVKDAATLVRQSSYTVLNPSPMLLAHLKVQSLSTGVDVTSISMSESLSNLTSPKKRRSWDLVSAKMKWSSMAHELKQKTAQTKPVENKNLSKSTVKKQQTPIRSKSVSEQPRRANLPGKAPNSEPVQNQKPKKCTPSPYANTNATNVKEPKANNNIQPSPKKLISECEDPATKVKELYERIQNQQLLQMATLVEKQKREQMLLQQVFDEQNSILYRQLKTICPKSPVEAKAAWADKVDRGPVSLSQLINHKSPDSLTSTLTDTHNNLNKCAEVLRKSKDITGSIKKQNQPGSSTDGSRTRTHSPKRTRTSRKLSYDTSSSDREFEPILTDRTNDTLAGLNVTFTSDSDEPTFMEKQPSTHSAVRSVERVKVPARRPVQARLPPTPEQLAAASTIVAHAKGYLVRRLLRTERVQATVQTIKDALLCALQMHQDRAGIRGADVDLHRRLIQQITAACYSLHDTFVASTPAERCALIAADRERRRQKPARPYKTDV; translated from the exons aTGAACGACCCGTGGGACGTGAAGTCCCGTCAAGCCGGGCAATATGTGTCCTGTATGAAGATAAATGGAGTGCCACTGTTACCACCTCTT CTCTCCAAAGAATGTCGGAAAGAAATGCAATATTACAAACTTCTTGCCAAAGAAGTTGAGAAACGGATACTGGAACTAAAAGCTTATGTCAGCGACAGTGATGAAAACTCTGCTCAGGACAACACCGACGCCCCTGAGCTGCCGCAGGAGTACGAACAACCGCATGAGCCTGTTCAAGAAATCATACAAGTCTTGGACAGTAACATTACAACATTCAGAGAAGACAAGCTCGGAGAAAGTTTATCCACTTCTACGAAAACCACAAACAGTAATTCTCCGGACTTGTGCAATAGTACATCTTCCAGTAATTCATCACACAGTCTGCTAAAGTTCTCAGAAAATAGCCTCCAAAATGAAATTAGTAAATGCAAGGCTAAGAGCAATAGTTCACAACATGCACCACAACCTATTGAGCCTCCCGAACGAGATTGTAACACTACTCCCAAGAAAATTACTAAAGCAGAGAAAttaactgatgatgatgatgaactttCGTTTGATAGCAAGAAACCAGAAAGAGAAATAGTAGACTTGTTAAAGGTTGAATTTGACATTAGTAATGTAGAACCACTTATATCTGGTGCTTTTCCAGATATGACAATGACAGATGGCCCTGCATCTCTTAGTTCTAAAAGTTTTACAGGCTCTTTAAATAATATTCACAGCGAGAGTGTCAAAGATGCAGCTACTTTAGTTCGTCAAAGTTCCTACACAGTGCTTAATCCGAGTCCGATGCTTTTAGCTCATTTAAAAGTGCAATCTCTGAGCACTGGAGTAGATGTGACCTCTATTTCCATGAGCGAGTCACTATCAAACCTGACTTCACCAAAAAAACGAAGAAGTTGGGACTTAGTGTCAGCTAAAATGAAATGGTCATCCATGGCTCACGAGCTAAAGCAGAAAACAGCACAAACTAAACCAGTTGAAAATAAGAACCTCTCTAAATCCACAGTTAAAAAACAGCAGACTCCAATCAGATCTAAATCTGTATCTGAACAGCCAAGGCGAGCCAACTTGCCTGGAAAAGCTCCGAATTCAGAACCTGTTCAGAACCAGAAGCCTAAAAAGTGCACTCCAAGTCCATATGCAAACACGAATGCTACAAATGTAAAAGAACCAAAAGCAAATAACAATATCCAACCATCACCAAagaaactaatttcagaatGTGAGGATCCAGCAACTAAAGTAAAAGAATTATACGAAAGAATACAAAATCAGCAACTTCTACAGATGGCAACCTTAGTTGAAAAGCAGAAACGCGAGCAAATGTTACTACAGCAAGTTTTCGACGAGCAAAACAGCATACTTTACAGACAACTGAAAACTATATGTCCTAAATCGCCCGTCGAAGCGAAAGCCGCGTGGGCCGACAAAGTGGACCGAGGACCCGTCAGTTTGAGTCaattaataaaccacaagtcaCCAGACTCCTTAACAAGCACTCTAACCGACACCCACAACAATTTAAACAAGTGTGCCGAGGTTTTGAGAAAGAGTAAAGATATCACTGGTAGCATAAAGAAACAGAACCAACCTGGAAGTTCAACAGATGGAAGTAGAACGCGCACTCACTCACCAAAAAGGACGAGAACTTCTAGAAAACTTAGCTACGATACTTCGTCTTCGGACAGAGAGTTTGAACCGATACTGACCGATCGAACGAACGACACGTTGGCAGGGCTGAACGTGACATTTACTTCTGATAGTGATGAACCGACTTTTATGGAAAAGCAGCCGTCTACGCACAGCGCGGTACGGAGCGTGGAACGTGTGAAGGTGCCAGCACGTAGACCCGTTCAAGCCAGGTTGCCGCCAACGCCTGAACAG CTGGCCGCGGCCTCGACCATAGTGGCACACGCGAAGGGCTACCTCGTGCGCCGGTTGCTCCGCACTGAGAGGGTTCAAGCCACCGTCCAGACCATCAAAGATGCGCTGCTCTGTGCGTTGCAGATGCATCAGGACAGGGCGGGAATCAGGGGAGCTGATGTAGACTTGCACCGACGGCTTATTCAGCAG ATCACGGCTGCTTGTTATTCACTCCACGACACATTCGTGGCAAGTACGCCAGCGGAGCGCTGCGCCCTCATCGCGGCGGACCGGGAGCGCCGCCGGCAGAAACCGGCCCGGCCCTACAAAAC AGACGTTTAG
- the LOC134653143 gene encoding uncharacterized protein LOC134653143 isoform X1 produces MNDPWDVKSRQAGQYVSCMKINGVPLLPPLLSKECRKEMQYYKLLAKEVEKRILELKAYVSDSDENSAQDNTDAPELPQEYEQPHEPVQEIIQVLDSNITTFREDKLGESLSTSTKTTNSNSPDLCNSTSSSNSSHSLLKFSENSLQNEISKCKAKSNSSQHAPQPIEPPERDCNTTPKKITKAEKLTDDDDELSFDSKKPEREIVDLLKVEFDISNVEPLISGAFPDMTMTDGPASLSSKSFTGSLNNIHSESVKDAATLVRQSSYTVLNPSPMLLAHLKVQSLSTGVDVTSISMSESLSNLTSPKKRRSWDLVSAKMKWSSMAHELKQKTAQTKPVENKNLSKSTVKKQQTPIRSKSVSEQPRRANLPGKAPNSEPVQNQKPKKCTPSPYANTNATNVKEPKANNNIQPSPKKLISECEDPATKVKELYERIQNQQLLQMATLVEKQKREQMLLQQVFDEQNSILYRQLKTICPKSPVEAKAAWADKVDRGPVSLSQLINHKSPDSLTSTLTDTHNNLNKCAEVLRKSKDITGSIKKQNQPGSSTDGSRTRTHSPKRTRTSRKLSYDTSSSDREFEPILTDRTNDTLAGLNVTFTSDSDEPTFMEKQPSTHSAVRSVERVKVPARRPVQARLPPTPEQLAAASTIVAHAKGYLVRRLLRTERVQATVQTIKDALLCALQMHQDRAGIRGADVDLHRRLIQQITAACYSLHDTFVASTPAERCALIAADRERRRQKPARPYKTDVMSQSHSGVFPARAPRFSSHSMMTQSHYGNTH; encoded by the exons aTGAACGACCCGTGGGACGTGAAGTCCCGTCAAGCCGGGCAATATGTGTCCTGTATGAAGATAAATGGAGTGCCACTGTTACCACCTCTT CTCTCCAAAGAATGTCGGAAAGAAATGCAATATTACAAACTTCTTGCCAAAGAAGTTGAGAAACGGATACTGGAACTAAAAGCTTATGTCAGCGACAGTGATGAAAACTCTGCTCAGGACAACACCGACGCCCCTGAGCTGCCGCAGGAGTACGAACAACCGCATGAGCCTGTTCAAGAAATCATACAAGTCTTGGACAGTAACATTACAACATTCAGAGAAGACAAGCTCGGAGAAAGTTTATCCACTTCTACGAAAACCACAAACAGTAATTCTCCGGACTTGTGCAATAGTACATCTTCCAGTAATTCATCACACAGTCTGCTAAAGTTCTCAGAAAATAGCCTCCAAAATGAAATTAGTAAATGCAAGGCTAAGAGCAATAGTTCACAACATGCACCACAACCTATTGAGCCTCCCGAACGAGATTGTAACACTACTCCCAAGAAAATTACTAAAGCAGAGAAAttaactgatgatgatgatgaactttCGTTTGATAGCAAGAAACCAGAAAGAGAAATAGTAGACTTGTTAAAGGTTGAATTTGACATTAGTAATGTAGAACCACTTATATCTGGTGCTTTTCCAGATATGACAATGACAGATGGCCCTGCATCTCTTAGTTCTAAAAGTTTTACAGGCTCTTTAAATAATATTCACAGCGAGAGTGTCAAAGATGCAGCTACTTTAGTTCGTCAAAGTTCCTACACAGTGCTTAATCCGAGTCCGATGCTTTTAGCTCATTTAAAAGTGCAATCTCTGAGCACTGGAGTAGATGTGACCTCTATTTCCATGAGCGAGTCACTATCAAACCTGACTTCACCAAAAAAACGAAGAAGTTGGGACTTAGTGTCAGCTAAAATGAAATGGTCATCCATGGCTCACGAGCTAAAGCAGAAAACAGCACAAACTAAACCAGTTGAAAATAAGAACCTCTCTAAATCCACAGTTAAAAAACAGCAGACTCCAATCAGATCTAAATCTGTATCTGAACAGCCAAGGCGAGCCAACTTGCCTGGAAAAGCTCCGAATTCAGAACCTGTTCAGAACCAGAAGCCTAAAAAGTGCACTCCAAGTCCATATGCAAACACGAATGCTACAAATGTAAAAGAACCAAAAGCAAATAACAATATCCAACCATCACCAAagaaactaatttcagaatGTGAGGATCCAGCAACTAAAGTAAAAGAATTATACGAAAGAATACAAAATCAGCAACTTCTACAGATGGCAACCTTAGTTGAAAAGCAGAAACGCGAGCAAATGTTACTACAGCAAGTTTTCGACGAGCAAAACAGCATACTTTACAGACAACTGAAAACTATATGTCCTAAATCGCCCGTCGAAGCGAAAGCCGCGTGGGCCGACAAAGTGGACCGAGGACCCGTCAGTTTGAGTCaattaataaaccacaagtcaCCAGACTCCTTAACAAGCACTCTAACCGACACCCACAACAATTTAAACAAGTGTGCCGAGGTTTTGAGAAAGAGTAAAGATATCACTGGTAGCATAAAGAAACAGAACCAACCTGGAAGTTCAACAGATGGAAGTAGAACGCGCACTCACTCACCAAAAAGGACGAGAACTTCTAGAAAACTTAGCTACGATACTTCGTCTTCGGACAGAGAGTTTGAACCGATACTGACCGATCGAACGAACGACACGTTGGCAGGGCTGAACGTGACATTTACTTCTGATAGTGATGAACCGACTTTTATGGAAAAGCAGCCGTCTACGCACAGCGCGGTACGGAGCGTGGAACGTGTGAAGGTGCCAGCACGTAGACCCGTTCAAGCCAGGTTGCCGCCAACGCCTGAACAG CTGGCCGCGGCCTCGACCATAGTGGCACACGCGAAGGGCTACCTCGTGCGCCGGTTGCTCCGCACTGAGAGGGTTCAAGCCACCGTCCAGACCATCAAAGATGCGCTGCTCTGTGCGTTGCAGATGCATCAGGACAGGGCGGGAATCAGGGGAGCTGATGTAGACTTGCACCGACGGCTTATTCAGCAG ATCACGGCTGCTTGTTATTCACTCCACGACACATTCGTGGCAAGTACGCCAGCGGAGCGCTGCGCCCTCATCGCGGCGGACCGGGAGCGCCGCCGGCAGAAACCGGCCCGGCCCTACAAAAC GGACGTAATGTCGCAAAGCCACAGCGGCGTGTtccctgcgcgcgcgccgcgcttcAGCTCGCACTCGATGATGACGCAGTCGCACTACGGTAACACACATTAA